The DNA region ATCCCGTTGCCATGGCCTCCGGTGTAGGAGATCGTATTGGCGGCGATCACCGGCGCAGTATCGAGGGTGGGTTCTTGGAGATACATTATGCCGTTGTAGTAACGGTGATCATCGATGGGGCCGGTGCCAGTCTGAGTAACGGTGTTGCGTTCTATAATTACTCCCGTCAGTCCGCGGCGTCCGCGGTAGGAGTGGAAATATATTCCATACCCGGCGGTGCGTTCGATACGCAGGCCGCGTATTACGATGTTACTGGCCTGGTCGTCGCTCACGTTCGCGTAGAAGCCGGCCGGCCGCACGGCGGCCTCAACGGCGCGCGCCGAAGGGCTGCCACCGTCAGGCAGCCATACGTAAAGGGCGGCCTGCCGGGAATTGAAAAACCAGCTTCCAGGCCTCATCTCGGCGACCGAACAAGAGCGGGAGGCTGAGCACTGGGCACCCGGCAGACAGCATGCGCGAGCAAGCCCCCAGGATGGAGCCCCGTCGACGTACACGTTGCCCGGCTGCGCGCCGAGCGCAGCGCGATAAATCGGCGGACGCCAGGGCGACCAGCCCGTCACGACGTCGCTGCCGCTGATGACCGGCTGGTCGCCGTGGCCGTAAGAGGTGAAGGTCAGGGGATGCCTGGGCACGCCGCCGCGCTTTGCCACCAGCATTTCACGCCACGTGCGTCCCCTGCGCAGATGCACGGTGTCATCGGCGCCGAGGCGGGCAGAGTTAACGCGTGCGAGTGTCCTCCACGGCGCATGCAGTGTGCCGGGGCTGGAGTCGTTGCCTAGCATGGAATCGACGAAGAAATCGCTCGCACGGGCCGAGATGTTCGCAAGCGCTATGCTG from Candidatus Binataceae bacterium includes:
- a CDS encoding right-handed parallel beta-helix repeat-containing protein, encoding MTFSIALANISARASDFFVDSMLGNDSSPGTLHAPWRTLARVNSARLGADDTVHLRRGRTWREMLVAKRGGVPRHPLTFTSYGHGDQPVISGSDVVTGWSPWRPPIYRAALGAQPGNVYVDGAPSWGLARACCLPGAQCSASRSCSVAEMRPGSWFFNSRQAALYVWLPDGGSPSARAVEAAVRPAGFYANVSDDQASNIVIRGLRIERTAGYGIYFHSYRGRRGLTGVIIERNTVTQTGTGPIDDHRYYNGIMYLQEPTLDTAPVIAANTISYTGGHGNGINCQGADHALIAANNVSYWNHNGIDVKNSSHVTVTRNVAHDGPNHGAAFYSEHATGIVWMDNTVYRASNGFQAALGSTASLGHNSIHDVGTGIYFGPRAAEIVLSHNLIRSARLFFETDGNGTVRDQDADWEPQAIFRIGRRTLDLGQWRLRGAAGRSPRFSALPVIGSPSVVTRTPAQ